One window from the genome of Candidatus Babeliales bacterium encodes:
- a CDS encoding vitamin K epoxide reductase family protein, translating to MMIIIILATIGLIISIYGITIERKLQQDAQYKAACDISDSISCTRPFLSPYGKMLGISNIWASAFYYIVIIAAALMDYYRLLVLITLAGFLVTIAFAYILYFKIRSLCLICTSLYIVNIALAIVCYISSLKSFF from the coding sequence ATGATGATAATAATTATATTAGCAACAATCGGCCTGATTATTTCTATATACGGAATAACGATAGAACGTAAATTGCAGCAAGATGCACAATACAAAGCAGCATGCGATATTTCTGATTCCATTTCTTGTACACGTCCCTTCTTAAGCCCCTACGGAAAAATGCTTGGTATCTCCAACATTTGGGCATCTGCATTCTACTACATAGTAATTATTGCAGCAGCACTTATGGACTACTATCGGTTGCTTGTACTCATTACCCTCGCAGGATTTCTCGTGACAATAGCCTTTGCCTACATTCTCTATTTTAAAATTAGATCACTTTGCTTAATTTGCACATCTCTCTATATTGTCAACATAGCACTTGCGATTGTTTGCTACATTTCATCATTGAAGTCGTTCTTTTAA